The Leishmania braziliensis MHOM/BR/75/M2904 complete genome, chromosome 28 region CGCTATCACCGTGGTGCGCTTCCTCGCTCGTGCCCAGGTCTGCCAGGAGGAGCTGATCGAAGAAGAGAACATGGCGCGCCTGGCGGACAACCTGCAGGTGACCGGCGAACCGGTGATCGTAAACTCTATCCTAACGATTATCCTGGTGATGGCCGGCAGCAAGAAGTATGGCGATGCCTTCTTCACTTGTGTTGCCTCCAGCACCATTCTCACCACCCTCTTCGAGCTGTGGATGCGCTCCCCTGAGAAGTCGCTGCGTAGTCGTGCGGAGGTGCTCTCGaggttgctgctgcgtatCCCGCAGACGGCCCCCGCCATGGCTGCCCTCTTCGAGCGCTTCCGcccgcagctggaggagcgccgccgacgggatgaggaggagtacaagcagcaggtgcagcaggcgcagcagagccAGATGATGCAGAGGCTGATGATGGAGCAGATGGGGATTGACCCCTCTATGATGGGATAGGCGCGGCAGGCGCTAGAAACATCCCAGGTGCGCTATTAAGTCACGCCAAACAAGGTCAAGCATCACGATGCAGCCGGGCTGTCTAAAAGATCAGTGCAACGCCTGCACGTGGAGAGCTGCCTCGCTGCAGTGCACCTTCACGGCTGCGGATGCACATGTGCGCGTCAGAGCCGTGCGGTCATCTTTGTCTCTACCCCGCATTGTTTCCTGAGGTTTTGGggtcctctctctctctgtgaagAAACTCGACGTCATCGCCATTTTCGCCTTTTCTTTGGTGGTTTTGTGCGTGAGTCGAAAGGTCGTCGTGTCTTCGACGGCGTGACAGCGGATCCCCTGCTGGGTGGGCTGTGCCGGCTGTACGCGCgtctctcgttttttttccctttcgtttGTGTGCATGTTGTATCGCACAAAAGGCGTACCACGTGCGTCGTAGCTCGTTGGTTAAGATCTAAAAAGGCTGACCGCGTACTGTTTACTCACATATCCGTATCCACTCAAGCAGTCGCACGCAGTGTGTGGAGAAAATAGGGAGATGAGGAAGGTCTTCGGAGCAGTGGCGTGCTGCTCTGGAATGAACGAGGGGTTTCATTGTTAGCTCATGGCGATAGGCagcaaggagaagaaaagagacggATGATTCTATGAAGAGACAGACAGGCGTGATCGAGGACGTTACGTGGCCGTGGCGtacgtgtatgtgtgtggtgcACGTCGATGCGACACGtcgtgtcttttttttttctgtgaCTTCTCGACTGTTTCTCCTTGCGTcgtctcccttcccccctttttcgcCACACACAAACTATAAAATTCTACGAGAAATTGCACGCGCCGATAAAGCTGACACGATCACGACGATAAGATGAGTTGCAACACCCAACACAGCGCATGAGGCACATTGGTTGTTGTTTTACCTGGGAGGCGCGTGTGTATCACCGTGTGGTCAGGGAGCTGCACGTGCACGTGAGGTGATCTCTGCTGAATTCCCTGACACTCTTCCCCCATCAGAAAATGAAGAGCACCCCAGTCTCCCTTCACACCTTTCGAGAATGCGTCGTTGCTCGCACGccagaagagaagaaagaggaagggcgCAGAGGCTTTGAGCGAAGTACACTTACCTCCTTCCGTTCCCCGCCCAGTTTCATTTCGCTGCAcacttcctccccccaccttGCCTGCAGGGATGGTCAGGGCGCGaatgcgtgcgtgtcgtcctccccctcctcccctctttggcTCCCCTCTATTGAGCTGGACCTCAAGCCcacaccctcccctcttccacctcaCTCCTTTCGTCTCTTTCCATCGCCCTTGTCCTTCCCCCACGCACAAACTCCTCTCCGACTCCGCTGGCTCGCCTTCGTTTCGCTTCGGTCTGCGTTACTTTCTATTTTCTacacgttttttttttctttctggcGACTCTCTCTTCTGATTCGAGAAGCGTGTCGTTGTTTCCCTACGCGTGCCCACACGAGGTGAAGTCTCCTGCGCGCCTACGTTGGTGCAAACCAGCACTCCACGAGCGGCTTTTGGAGTGAGCACATCCGCTGCACCACtacgcagaaaaaaagaaaggcacCGGCGAATGGCAGATCACAGGAAACAACCGCGTCAAAACATGGTGGAGGACGAGACAGCGGCCGAGGCGCtagtggagggggaggaggaggtacCGCTGTGCCAGCACAATGAATACGACGTGACGCTGTCCCTAGAAGATCGCGAAGCGAAGTGGGGCTTCTCCTTAAGCGAGCTGCAATCCGCCGTGAAGGTTGTTCGGGTGCTGTTCTACAATCCTGACCTCTACGTTGGCGACCCCTACCTCTCTGACAGCCGCCTCTACACAATGATCACCCGTGACCGGAAGACGAAACGCGAGAACCGCAACACTTTCAAGGCTATCATGAGTGAAGAGAAGAGTCGTCGCAAGCGCTACCTGCGCCAGCAAGATATCGAGGCGGTACGCCGCACTGCTATGAAGCGTGAACGCGACGAGGCGCTGAgcgcgctgcttctcacGGGCAGCGAAGAGGCCGGTAACCGTGTAGCACCGCTCCTGCTCGTTGAGCGGCCAAAAGTGTCCGAGCTAACCGGGAGTGAGCACGGTGATGACGGCTTGAAGGATGAAGCTGCAGGCGCCGCTTCTGCAGCTAATGGCAATGTGGAATTTCATGCGGGCAATGTGAGCCTTTCTGCAGCGGAGAAGGAAGTGCTGCGGCTTGTCGGTGCCTTTGAGAACCTTCTGCGCCTAGAGCAAGCCCTACGCGGAGAACCGGTGGAGGGCTACGAAGGCGtcagcgcagcaccagcagccacTGCGGCGAATTCTTCCACTGCGCCGTCATCATCAGTGGCGTACCCACCCGTCACCGGCGGAGAGGGCGACCCGTTTGCGCCTAGCACGTCCTCCTGCACCAGTGTAAAGAAATCGAgaagggaggcagaggcgtcCACAACTGCCCCCACCGCAGAGCTGGACTGGCTCGTGATCACGCAGCTCACCGCACAGGTGTACCGCTATCTCCCGCACTCGTACGGCTCCCAGATGCCGCCACCCTTCTTTGACGGCGCCGTGCCGGCAGACGCCGTCAACTCCCCTCTTGAGGTGCGCAGCTACGTTCGCGGCGTGAAATGTGATGTGGCGCggcgtgcggcggcgctggtgcacctCGCGGGTGAGATGACACCGCATAATTTGCTGGCTACCACCGGAGGCACCGAGCCTGTGTCGCTTTGCTCTCTGTTTGCCTCGACGCACCGCGATATCATTGTGCGCACCCCTCTTGCCGAGCTGCAGTCCATTGATGGTCTTCGTTCGTTGATGGAGGGTGACCAGCCCAGCACAGCGTCCTCGCAGGTGATGGCTGTGGTCGACGTGCCGCTGGACGACCTGCTACGGGCGCTcgagctggtgctgctggaagGGGCTAGTGACAAGCGGTTCTGCCCAGTTCCCGCGGCCGCTGAGGGAGACTCAGAGCCGGAgaaagagcgcgcgcgcacgcagcagcttTGCGTCGCCGAGCAGACGCTGCACTGCTTCATCGCACGTCGCTTGTACGGCTCTGCCAAGGTGCGCGGCTGCGGCCCCTCGCCGGTACTGATTCAGCGAAATCCTcctacctcctcctctgagGAGCCGGACGGGTACTGCATCTACGACGATGTGCAGCGCTACGCTGTGGAGCTGCCCGAGGATGACACGCAATTGAAGCTGAGCAAGTTCATTGGATGCCACATCTGCAAAGTGCGCTACAACCGCCTCCACCCGTACTACTACAGCATGTGCCACCTCTGCGGCGAGTACAACTACAACAAGCGCCTCATGGCGCGCGACTTGCGCGGAAGAACGGTGCTCCTCACGGGGTGCCGCATCAAGATCGGGTACGCAATGGCGCTCTCGCTGCTTCGCTGCGGTGCCACGGTGCTCGGCACTACGCGCTTCATCCACGAGGCAGTGGCACGCTTTCAGCAGGAGGTTGACTACAGGCTATGGAAAGACCGCCTGCACCTTTTCTCACTCGATCTGCGCGACATGTGGGTCGTCACGCAGTTCTGCGCGTTTGTGCGGCAGAAGTACAGGAAACTGTTCGCCATCATCAACAACGCAGCGCAGACGATTGCGCGGACGCCGCAGTACACGGAGCACCTTCGCAACATTGAACTGAACCCGCCGGCTGCTCTGCAAACCAGCATCCAGAACGATGCGTGCGCCGCTGAGTGGCACAATTTTTTCTGCCATCACACAACCGTCACGGTGGGGCAGCCGCTATCGATTGAGTACCACCCGAGCCTGAAGCCCTTTCTCGACACGGATCAAGCTGCTCGCCACGAGGATGCGGGTGCGAAAAGAAGCAATAATAGCGCAGGACCGCAGCCTGGCATCGCCGCGAGCGAGATGCCACTGTTGGTGGACAACAACGTGGCGGCCTTGCATGTGGCGTGCGACCGTACCCTTATCTTTGACCGCTACGACACGCaagcggaggagagcgacCACCGTGAGAAGAACTCGTGGGTGATGAACCTCGCTGAGGTGCAGGGTAGCGAGGCGGCCGAGGTGATGGCCATCaacgccctctccccttttatTCTCAATGGTCGCCTCAAGGTGTGCCTGACAGACCACCAGGGCGATGCCGTGCCGAACGAGCCACGCTTCATAATCAACGTCTCGGCGATGGAGGGACAGTTTTACCGATTCAAGCAGACgacgcacccgcacacaaATATGGCCAAGGCGGCGCTGAACATGATGACGCGCACGAGCGGCGATGACTACGCAGCGGCCGGAATCTACATGAACTCGGTAGACACCGGTTGGATTACGGATGAGTCTCCAAAGCTGAAGAAGGATCGACGGACAGAGCAATTTATGCTGTGCCCGCTCGACGAGGTGGATGCGGCGGCACGATGCCTGGACCTCATCTTCACAAACAGCCGTGTGTATGGCATGTTCTACAAGGACTTCAAGGAGATTGTATGGTAGTCTTGACGGTAGACGCGTCAGGGGCCCAGTTTGCGGTGGTGGTCTGAGCCCGCCGGATGTGCGACAACGCAGAGGATTGCGGTGCAGTGGTAGTAAATGTGCTCTTTGTCCTTACgtgcccctcttttcctgATGTTGCCACCGTTTGGAGGCTCACAGCTCTATCAAACGGTTCGTTTGCTCGCCGTGGTTCCTCAAGCACTGAAAGAGGAatgcacgtctctctctctctgtgtaagGGTGTGCTGatgtctctgtctctctcactctcaaGAAGCCAtgcacctctcccccctccctctttcccacGCGCGCAGACGTACAGGGAGACAATGCAGACCTCACTTGTGTTCGATTAAGTGGATTTAAGTTCATGCCCTCTTTTAACAAATTATGATCACTTTAGTGTTTCTCCTTcttgcgtgtctgtgcgtgagagagagagagagcaaacagTGCTGCGCACATATATGTCGTACAGCGCACCTCACTCGCCTCACCACCCTTCACTTGCTTGGTGTTTTCCCCGGTGAGTAACTGTAGTGAATACGGCAAGGCTCGAACGTGTGGTGGTGATCTTAAATACTAATGCACAGGGAGTACCGGTGGGCCACCGCGACACAGGAAAAGCCAAGGCGTTGCGCTCATTCTCAGTTGTCTGTTCGTCCGCGATGTTTTTCTAGCGATGGTGACGCAGTGGTGCATCGTAGTTCTTGCACCTCCCCGGTGCACTCTACGCGGATGGGGAGTCTCTCACTCTCACTTCTGGTTAAAATGCTGaatttttcttttctgccaCTCCTCCTTGATGTCTTACGGCCCATTTTTTCTCGCTGCACCATCGATCCATCAGTCCTCTGCTCCAGGCCCACGCAGGACCTCCCCTcgcgcgcacgcgctccGCACATACTCGTgttctttcctttttgtttttttttttcctcacccttttctttcgtctttccttttttaCGCAGCAACATGGCATCCGAGTATGCCGCCGCCCCTCGTGAGGCCTTCACCATGCCCCGCTCAGAGTCCAAGTTCTCTGTGCCCGCGGTGGAGAACATCATCAAGGGTGTCTGTGAGGACATGATCGGCCAGGAGCGACCGTACGTCTACGAGGAAGCACAACTGCTCATCAAGGACTTGTGCGCCGAGATCCAGCAACAGACTGTGCGTCTTGGCTACGATCGGTACAAGCTGGTCACTCATGCAACGGTCACGGAGGCCGCTAGCCAAGGCATGCGCGTTGCCTCGCGTTGTCTGTGGGACCCGGAAACGGACAACTACGCGTCCTACACGTACTCGAGTCAGTACATTCATGTCATCGTCGTTGTCTTTGGCGTTTACTGGGAGTAACGAAGAGACGGAGAGCACACGAAGCAGGCGATGGAGGTGGGGCTggcgaggagaagggaggggtgaaggaCTGACAGAAGAGCGCATCGAGGAAAACTCGGCAGGGCggcagggaaggggaaatATAGTGAAAAGAGACCCAGGATGTAATCTTCGATGTCTGTTCATGTTCAACACACATGTGTGCGCGCCGCGTGAGCTCCGCTGctttgtgcgcctctctcctccctccctccctttcttgcTTCTCGTCAGCTACGGTGTCCCTTCTCTCTATGTACCTGCGTTCACTTGGAGACAGGAGGGGGCGCGTTGTGTTCCCCTCTGCGTttgctgctgacgctgctgcgcggaACTCCTGCTCTGCTTCGTGATGGCTGTTGACAATTCTGCTGAGTGGGGGTAGTTGGGCGATAAGAAGGgttgatgtgtgtgtgtgtgtgtgtgactgtgtgtgtgcgtgtgtgtcggcaTCAATAGCAGCATCTACACAGCAGGCGGTGAGCACTCTTGCACGGTTCGGTAGTCATTGGTGCGTCTTTCTGATGTACAAGAGAACTTGAAGCTCAATTCACCTAGACAGAATAGAGAGACATGGTGGAACTGTATGCACCTCCATTGAAAGGCAAAGGCCCAGTGCGGTcagccgcctcctccaccccgtCAGTGTGCCGCTTTCTCACTCAAGGCGAAGCATACGCCCGCGTAAGCACAATGAGGAACTGACGAAAGTGATGCTCGCTCTCacgctctccttttcttgtcTTTGCTTACCCACATCTTCCATCTCTGTCCTTCttgcttttttctttttgctctctttctctgtcgtaccacacacacgcacacacaaccacatGCACGCATACGCGCTGACAGGGTGTACTGAGTGAACCTCTTTCCAGCCACAACGCCACATGTCCAAGAAACAGGAAGTTAAGGAGTACGGCCCGAACGTGAAGAAGGGCGAACTTGTTTACGGCGTCGTGCACATCTTCGCTTCCTTCAATGACACGTTCGTGCACGTGACGGACATGTCAGGCCGCGAAACGTACGTGAAGGTCACAGGTGGTATGAAGGTGAAGGCCGATCGCGATGAGTCTTCTCCCTACGCTGCCATGATGGCCGCCCAGGACGTCGTGGCCCGCTGCAAGGAGTGCGGCATCAATGCCCTGCACGTCAAGATGCGCGCCGTCGGTGGAGTGCGCACCAAGTCCCCTGGCCCTGGCGCCCAGGCCGCCCTCCGCGCACTCGCCCGTGCTGGCATGAAGATTGGCCGCATCGAGGATGTCACCCCGATTCCGACCGACTCCACCCGCCGCAAGGGCTCCCGCCGTGGTCGTCGTCTGTAAGGAACAACGCATGCACCTGTGCACGCGCCTGCGGACCGCCTTTCGAATGCGGGCCTACTCCGGCGGATAacggtgcgcgtgtgctgatTCTGGGCGAGTGCGCCGGCAAGGGCTTACCTCTGCGCACTTGTGTCACAGACAGGAAGAAAAGTGTAAGCgcatgcgcacgcacgtatGCGGCCACCGGGGGTGGGGCCATTGAGTGCGATGttacccctctccccctacTAGACGGAGTAGTGGTAGCCGTTTCCGTGTAAAGTTATCCCACTCCATCCCTGCGAGCGGGTTAGGCTGTGCCGGCTGTGGGGGTACTGGTTGGTGGGGCCACTCGTGCTGTCGCACTTTGGTGGTGTCTGAGGTGCAGCCGTGGCGTTCACGGTGGGCTCGAGTCGGTCGGTCGGTCGGTGTCTCACTTGAGGCTCgcctcgctttcttttcgccTGATTTGGtttaattttttttttcggttcACGTTGCCAATAAAACGAAAACGAATGGCACCGCTGGTGTGGTGGGGACGCGCTGGCCATTTACCCATCTCGTCGGAAGGAAGCTCGTGGACAGccgctgtgcgcgtgtgtctctggAGCGCGTGCGGAAGGtgtgcgggggagggggcggggtaAAATGGGGGCAGCCCACGGATTTCCCCCATTCTGCGTGGTCACATATGCACACCCACTTGCTGGCCAGGAGAGGCCTGCTATGAGGAATACAAACGGGGAAACGGAGAAGCGAGGACACCTGCACTGGCGGGCCGCAGTCGCGGTTGCAGAGGCGTAGGGCATACAGTCTAGACTGTCTCGGTCACCGCGCCACTTTACTAATTTTATTAccgctctgcctctgccgctgcaccggcaCCTCTGCTCTCAAACTCTCTGTTCTTCAACATCCTCCGGTCCCCGCTAGTGCTCGTGGTCCGATGGCGGTGACCCTCCCTTTGCTGCCTACCTTCCCCATCTTTCTTTCCGCTCTACGTGGGGCTGCCCACCCTGTTCATGGTGTTTGATGCATCCTCATTGACCTCCTCTTATTCTCCCCACTACACCCTTTCTCATCCCTCACACCACCATACTGAGCGATGCATTCATTGCAGGTTCCTAATCCGCTGCTTCACCCCTTTCAGACGCCTATTCACCGCATCATACAAAAGTGATTGGCGTGTCGGTGTCTGTGGGCATATCGTGGCTACGTGCACTTCGACGCTGGCGCTCGAGTGTGATTGATAGTACGCATGTGCGGTGGGCGCCGTGAAACACCACGCATCGCAAGAATTACATCCACATCCAAACAGCCACGAGCCGATATTGACAGAAAAGCGTCAAATCAAAACACAGCCAGCAATGAGTGCCAACGTGAACTTCTCGACTGGCTCATGGAAGACCAACGCGGCGCCGTCAGCACCGGCCGTGTCGGCGTCCGCGGCACCTGCCCTCCAAAACAGCGCGTCGTCTTCTTCTAAGAGCAAGAGTCGCATGATCTTGCCATATGAGGTGCTCTTCAACCTCGTCGGCCGTCGAGTAACAGTGGTGCTCACGAAGGGTTCCCAGGAGCTGGAGGGTACTTTGGAGTCTGTAGACAGTGATAAGGGTGACATGCTGCTGTCTGACGTGGTATGCTACACCTGGGAGCCTTTGCGCTcatcggaggaggaggaaaccACCGCGGCTGCTACAGGCAAGGGTCAAGGCACACTTAGCGCAGTcgccgagagagaggggtacTACAGGTGCTTTGGAGGTGGGCAGCGTCGCGAGCTGAGCCGGTGCAGCCAGGCCATGGTTAATAGCGCATTCGTCGCCCTCATCACACCCACGCTCTTCATACCAGAGTAGAGGCGGTCTGCGTTGCGAGCTCATAGACACACGTTCATTTGACCTCTGTTATTGCGGGGTAGGTGGAGGTCGTGGATactgcgcgtgtgcctgcggGTGCGTGATCCTCcctgtgtgcctctcccGAGTGCGCACCTTTCctttgcctccctcctcttcgtctgtTTCACTGCGCTCCGTACGGgccgtctctcctctcctcccctccctccgcagGCCTTCTCCTTTGTGCACACATTCagaagaaagcaaaaaaagagagacaagcgcCGCTGGCGGAGTCGTTGCAAGAGAATGAAATGGGAAACACaagagggggaagcgagACTGagtctctcgttctctctctgcgtgcgagTGAATTCAGTTACAGAGAGCATCTGCTCTGCTGAATCGCCGGACTCTTCGCTCTGCGCTTGCtgatatatatatatatataactCTCTCTTGTTACTCTCTGCAATTCATCGTCCCTTTCTTGCCACCGATGCCCTCTACTCTGTCACTACAATCATtgctgctttccttttcgccaCCTCTCCGtgtcgctcctctttcccctacCCACTTTCCCTTTCGCCACCATCATCGCTGCGGGCTCTTTTTCGCGGGGCCTGTGCTAGGCTGTTTATTGAAggctttgttttctctctgagAGGGCGCCGCACCGGATCTTtagcctctctcccctcccctcccttcccccgccTCCGCGTCCTCACCTTTCACACCCTCGACAGTACACCCTTGGCTCTGCGTGCGTCTTTGGGGGTACGTGCAGAAGTCAGCCCATTTAATAGTCCACTTTGATGCAGTAGGAATTCATCACTGAACCATCTGAAGGAAAGTGGATCATGTCTCGCTGCACAAGCAGGATGTCCGGTGGGGTAGCCCGCGCCAACCTGGTGGACCATGGCGTCTACTTAAAGCCGATGAGCTTGAATCCCTTTCTCGGCACCGTCCACGATGGGACGAGCACCGGCTACTTCCAGGGCTTCTCAGCCAAGCCGATCCATTGGCTGTATCGCTTCCGCTACAACTTGTTACCGCAGGGAGTGTCGGGCGGCTTCTTCTCGCGCAACCCCTACGGTCGCTTCGTGCACTGGCTCGAAGTGAGCACGATTGAGAAGATACGATTGCAGCTGCAGACGGTGGAGTCGATGCCAGTCTCGGTGATGACGACGATTGTGGTCCTCTA contains the following coding sequences:
- a CDS encoding oxidoreductase-like protein, yielding MADHRKQPRQNMVEDETAAEALVEGEEEVPLCQHNEYDVTLSLEDREAKWGFSLSELQSAVKVVRVLFYNPDLYVGDPYLSDSRLYTMITRDRKTKRENRNTFKAIMSEEKSRRKRYLRQQDIEAVRRTAMKRERDEALSALLLTGSEEAGNRVAPLLLVERPKVSELTGSEHGDDGLKDEAAGAASAANGNVEFHAGNVSLSAAEKEVLRLVGAFENLLRLEQALRGEPVEGYEGVSAAPAATAANSSTAPSSSVAYPPVTGGEGDPFAPSTSSCTSVKKSRREAEASTTAPTAELDWLVITQLTAQVYRYLPHSYGSQMPPPFFDGAVPADAVNSPLEVRSYVRGVKCDVARRAAALVHLAGEMTPHNLLATTGGTEPVSLCSLFASTHRDIIVRTPLAELQSIDGLRSLMEGDQPSTASSQVMAVVDVPLDDLLRALELVLLEGASDKRFCPVPAAAEGDSEPEKERARTQQLCVAEQTLHCFIARRLYGSAKVRGCGPSPVLIQRNPPTSSSEEPDGYCIYDDVQRYAVELPEDDTQLKLSKFIGCHICKVRYNRLHPYYYSMCHLCGEYNYNKRLMARDLRGRTVLLTGCRIKIGYAMALSLLRCGATVLGTTRFIHEAVARFQQEVDYRLWKDRLHLFSLDLRDMWVVTQFCAFVRQKYRKLFAIINNAAQTIARTPQYTEHLRNIELNPPAALQTSIQNDACAAEWHNFFCHHTTVTVGQPLSIEYHPSLKPFLDTDQAARHEDAGAKRSNNSAGPQPGIAASEMPLLVDNNVAALHVACDRTLIFDRYDTQAEESDHREKNSWVMNLAEVQGSEAAEVMAINALSPFILNGRLKVCLTDHQGDAVPNEPRFIINVSAMEGQFYRFKQTTHPHTNMAKAALNMMTRTSGDDYAAAGIYMNSVDTGWITDESPKLKKDRRTEQFMLCPLDEVDAAARCLDLIFTNSRVYGMFYKDFKEIVW
- a CDS encoding 40S ribosomal protein S14, whose amino-acid sequence is MSKKQEVKEYGPNVKKGELVYGVVHIFASFNDTFVHVTDMSGRETYVKVTGGMKVKADRDESSPYAAMMAAQDVVARCKECGINALHVKMRAVGGVRTKSPGPGAQAALRALARAGMKIGRIEDVTPIPTDSTRRKGSRRGRRL